tcgatcggtgatgtgattgtttgaatacctattgaactgtactaatatgcatatggaatctaaggccaaggtagGTCATCAGACTCGTGCTGTGCTTAAGCAACTTAGTAGTGTATTGGTttattaatcgagtcttaggagtagaactcgctgagacatggTCTCattagttattgaataaccatttcaagacCCTGAgaagaagctgaggaggaggaacctgaatgggagaaagacttttgaagaagaagatgatccagagagggatcttgagtataacccggatgtggattgagatcccatcccttttgtaaaccttgtcttagtgtagataggtgtgagacaagtatactaggaatagtattgtaaataaatgtggttgtgaatttcaatattaaaaatatgGCATGCTTCTCTATCTCATCGTTTTATTGTAttgggatttataactgcttccgcatgtgcttaataaatgaaagggtcagcgatacttagtcttgggatatcgcactttaaaatcgaccaagagaaGGATGGGCACGTCCCAAGATCGAGGTGTGACAACTCAGATCCGGGGCAGCGAGGTCCTCCTGTGACCTCAACGCCCCGAATCTAGGTCGTGGTGGGGTCACCTGAGGTTGAGGTAGCGTCGCGCAACCTCGCTGCTCCAGATCCGAGGTCGCTgaaggtcgcgacggcgtcgtgTGACCTCGGGCAACCTTTGCCGGTGGTCTTTGggggtcggcggggtcgccaGAGGTATGAGCTGTGCTCGACTTGACCTGGTCTAGCTCAATTAGCCTGTCAATTCATTGCATATAACATCGGTAATGGGCGGGCTCATGTTATAATTTTGACTTGAATATGATTGTTCGAGCCTGCATATTAATAACCTCTAGTCGTGCACATGTAATTCCTACCTTAGTGGATCCATTATTTCTCAGTTAGTGTGCTCAACAGTGTCCCCGAGGCAGTCATTAATCTGACCGaagttatttttcatattaaaaacagtttttcttcgtttttttttaatgtatatttatcttcttcttttttccatgaATAAACAAACGGCAAAggatatatcattaattttTAGGGCAAAAATAAACTTGCCATTTTAAGCTTGACGCCCACTTAAATGGCGCCCCCCCTCTAGTCCGCtcttcaaactctctctctctctctctctctctctcgcgtatTGCTGGTGTTTAACTCGAGTGCGAAGGTCTGcccttttccctcttcttctatTCCCTTAGCTGATTATCATGGCTTTTTGCGTTTTTTCATAGCTTTTTGCGTTTTTACGGATCGCTACTTCGCCTGTCTGATTTCTTTGCATCTGGGTTTCTTAACTTTTGATCAAAGTCTTCACCTTTGCCCGCCCAGCGGATCAAATTCTTCGTCGGGTCGGTCCTAATTCCAAATtgaatactttttttcttcatggGTCATTTCGCCTGCCTTTGCCATGGAAAGTTTCTGTTTATTGAGTCTGGCAAGGGACTTGGTAGGCCTGAGTTTCGCCATTTTCAGCGATTAAAGCTCTTGGGTGGCATGATATAGGATTTGATTTGGTGGGATTGGACGGTAGAGTTGGTTGGGTGTTAGGTGTTTGTGGTATTGCTTCTGAGCCTTTCTGGGAAGAGAGCTAATACTAGCCAAATACTAAGGCTTCAAGGATCTCTATATTGTAATCCTTGTCTGCTCAACCCTTTTGGGCTCTTGATGTTGTGTTGACACCAGAAAACAGACATCTAATGCTGGGTGCATGATTTTTGGAGACTGTTTAcctcttttactttcttttctagATGGAGAATTGAGTACTAATTGGGCAAGGTTGGCATTCCTCCGATGCCATGATGAAACATTTTCCTATGATAAAAGATTTGCTTTTGTGGGTGGTGTTCAATTTGATTCTAAAGATAGGTACAAGACCATGAGACAATGGGCTAGTAGCTAGTAAATTTTCTCATAGTGACTTCAAACGATATGTCAGCTGTGACTGAGATTTAGAGACCTTCCCAATAGGGAGAGACATGCATTGTAAACTCTCTAAACTTAAATAATCTACATCTTATGAAAAGAGATGCGTATCAAACATGAGGCTGGGCTACAATGGATTTTGGTTTAAAGAGATTAAGTCTAATATGTAATTACTTGGATAAACTGTAGACATTTCttgtttgcttggattttcCTTTGTATATGTCTACCTGTCAAATTCAGCTGGAACATTCTAGCCCCTGCGAAGTGCTCGATGCTTGGCCAGTTtttatccaaaagaaaaggcaaaagaagacAGAGTACATTGTTAGATGTTCTTAGCGGTCTGTGTAATGTGTGCCTTCTGGTTGTGGGTCTCTTGAGTTTCAGATTATTTGCATGCTAGTTTCCAGGAAATGAAACCCAAACTAAGAGCTTCAATTTGTTTCAATGGCAATATTTGAGCGCCATCCTACTATGTGCAACTGGTTATTTATCATTTCATTTGGTAATTCATCCTATTTTAGTAGGATCGACAGATAATTATAGATTGTTGAGATCTatgttttgttcctttttctgCCGATTGAATTGACAGTATTCAGTTAGAGTTGAAATGTTTCCGCTAGTAAATAATACTgcttatattctttttctttttcatactTCGTGCATTTGTCACAGAGAGGTTTTTCTTTATCTGCAGTATGTCtggtgaagaggaagaaaatgctGCCGAGCTCAAAATTGGTGATGGTAATAAAGCATTTCCATGAAACTTAAAGTGTGTATTGACTTAACATTTCTTTCTTGTGAGATTGATTAAACTATTATCTTTGGCCAGAACTATGCAGATGTCATAGGATAAATGAATGGAAGATTAAATAGGATGCAATACGTGCGAACTATAGTTGGACTAAAAAGGATGTAATCGGATATGTTCATTGCATATTTAGATATCATTCTGAGTAGAAACGATCTCTAACCATTTGGAAGTGAATCCAACTTATTGTGAGCTAGCATTAGGAATTTATTAAAGGTGACAATAGCATTTGTATAGAAATTATCTTGTCCATCTGTATAAAGGTGGCGATTTCTGAGCAAACCTGGAAAATTCGAATAATGTATGTGGCGAATGAACTTGAAATTAATCTCTCCATTAATTTTGTTGACGTTcttaatcattcatttttagAGAATCAAAGAAGCAGCACTAGGGTGATTCGTTTAATTTTTCTCTGTGGTATCTCTTTATAATAGTCTTTATTTGGTAGATTCATTTTCCATTTgtctttatttgattggatgCAACTTTCAAATTGTCAATCAGTACTGATGAAAAATTTACCAACCATCAGTCTTTcgttcttgatttttcttcctttgactTGTAGTGAGCAATCGTTTTTCCAATCTTGAGCATATCCCTCATTAATCATGCCTTTCTGTTTTGATGAACAAAGCTGCGGATATTGTTGTTTTTGGTAGAATTCTGACTACTAAGTTAATGGATGGCTTTCTCAAGTGACGAATGGGAGAACATGGCAATTTTAGCAGGGCTAATGGATTGCCTATTTTCCAGTATATGTTGCATGATGTCCTTTTATCATTGCTTCTGTTTCTCTTATGTGCAGAATTTCTGAAGGCAAAGTGTTTAATGAACTGTGAAGTATCCTTGATACTTGAACATAAGTATGAACAGCTTCAACAGATGTCTGATGATCCAATGAATCAAGTTTCTCAGTGagtgttattattttatctatttgtTTCTGCAGTAATAAAACAGCGTGACTGGAAATTCTGGGTAAAGTATAGCGGTGTCAATTGATTGACTGTTTAGTCGAACTTAAAACCGAAAGCTAAAATGGTATCTTCATTCTTCCGAATCCCATTGGTTGACTCCTTTGGAAATCATGATAGATTTCAGGCAGCAATGGGTTAACTTCTGCAACTCTATCAAGGGATTGATCCCCTCAACATTAGCCTAGCATACGCTAATGGTGAACATGCAATAACATCTTAAAAAGAGAGCTTGTTTACCCACTGGATTTGCACATCAGTTGAAAAGTTTGTCAGCGAATCATTGTTCTCAGCTAAGGTTTAAAAGATCGAGGGGGCATAATAGAACCAAATGAGTCCACATATCTACAGAAATTTCAATTGCCTCCATTGCATGAGAATATTCTCTAATGCAAATAATACTAGTGTAACAACTGCAAAGTCTAAATGgttatgataagaagattttgCATCTCTAACTCTGTACTTATTTATATTCCAAGATTGGACATCTGCCTTCATCAAATGTGTGCTTTTGTGCATATTTATTTGGTTGGGCCTTATTTACCCCAAGAAGAGGAATGAggtctttcaattttgtttttaagtctctttcttggatattttaGAGGATAACACAAATATTGAGTTTACTCTGGAGTTGGTTGCAACAAAATAAGCTCAATGTTGTTGTTTTCCAATCCTTTCTTTTGTCCTCATATGGCTGACCATGGATATTCTCTTCTTGTGCAGAGTATTTGAGAAATCATTGCAATATGTTAAACGCTTCAGCCGTTATAAAAATCCCGATGCTGTCAGACAAGTTAGAGAGTATCCTGCTATTTTCTATGCATGGTTGTCTCTTCCCTGTCGCCCATTGAAAAGTTGAATAGCTGCAAATACACATCTAATGAGCAACCTTACTGCTATCAATAGTGTCACGTACTAATAGATTCTCTTTTGATGCAAACAGCTGACAGATTCAATAATTTGTGTTTTATGTAAGCAAAagtgtggttttttttttttttttgggtcgaaaagcAAAAGTGTGGTTCAAGCTTGCGTATTGGCCACTTGGCTGTAATGTTTACCCAGGTTATATTTCTATTGCATGGCTTAGTATCGCTGTGTTTAGACTTGTAAAGTAAACAAGTTAGCTCTTATCCTTTCCAAGTTCTGTTTCAATGTGTGCCTTAGCATTTCATTGAGCTTGTTGGGAAGTTTTTTGTCATTAagggaattaaatttaattttaactcTTTTGTAACACCAGTTTAagatagcaattttttttttttttttttttttttttttttttttttttttgggagccTTAACCTCCGATAAGAATTCTGAGTAGATATCAATTGGCTGAATTCGAGGTAATGTCACAATCCATCCAGTTCCTTTCAGAAGTATTTTAAACTGATCATCCTATAGGTTTTTCATAAAATCCTGCAATGCAGCTTTGCGTTCTTGGCAATCTTTGCCCTGAGACTGTAGAGGAAGCTATTGCTATGGTACCATCTATTAAGGTATATTTCCTTCCTGTAGGGACTAACAATTGGACTTCTGCTCTGCATTTAATGGCATGCTTAAGGGATGTTATAATCATGCTCTATTTGGTTAGTTCCATTCTATGTTAACAGAACCAAATCGTTTCATGTGCAGAACCGAGGCCGTGCTCTAGATGATGAGGCAATTGAGAAGATGTTGAACGACCTGTCGCTGATTAAGAGATTCGAGTAGCAGCCACTTCGTAGCAGTTGAGAGGGAGAACAGATGAGTTGCCATATTTCGCAGTGTATACAGATTGGGAAACGATGATGTACAATTTTGTCATCGCGCATTAAGTATTAAACCAATCAGAGTTCAACTTGATGATACATGTGTTGCATACCATTGCAACCTATCAAATGCGTTCTCCTGGATGCAAACTGTGAATTGGTGAGGTTTTTTCTGTGTCGGTACGGAAGAATTATCTAACATGACTGTCTTTATACGCATTGATTCCTCATTATCAATTTGATTACAAAGATAGACATCCATCATGACTTTGGTAGTTTCTAGTTAGTCATAATATTTTGAACAGTCACAATACATACCCATACTCGGATTTATGTCATATTTTTGCTAGAACAGTCTCAGCGATTTGACAAAGTTCCCTACTTCGCAAGAGCTGACAGACAACAACTAACCAAAATCACTTTGCAAGAACATACAGATAACCGACCAAAGTCACATATTTGATTCTTAAATCAACCAAATGTTTGTTGTATCTCAGAAACTACTTATACTCTCTGGTAACGAAACACGGCCAGGtctctcctccttttcctctttcctcctaCCTTCTTCCTCTCCTGCCCACTTTCGCGTAGTTCACTGTTTGTTTCTTCGTTTTCTCCTGGTCTGGTAGCACGAGATGAACGGAagtttccttcctccttcctctcctgCCCCATTTTGGCTATTGGTAGTTGCCTTACTAATAGCAATATCtatgtttctttctttagtagattttcttttccttttgccctACAGAagattttcaaacaattttcagcaaaataTAATGAAGGGGTTGCATCAATTGGCATAAGGGGAGAGAAAAAGCAGTGAAAACGAAGCTGTGGCTATAGGTCCCATGTTCATCTGAACTCCAACTCTTTTTTGTCATAGTTCCGTCGCATTCATAACTTGACTCAGATCAAAGATAAGGATCGATTCATATGTTAATCCTCGAATCTTATGAGATAACAGGGAAGATTGGGATACTTACTGGTGTAATCATGTGAT
Above is a window of Eucalyptus grandis isolate ANBG69807.140 chromosome 9, ASM1654582v1, whole genome shotgun sequence DNA encoding:
- the LOC104418196 gene encoding DNA-directed RNA polymerase II subunit 4, translated to MSGEEEENAAELKIGDEFLKAKCLMNCEVSLILEHKYEQLQQMSDDPMNQVSQVFEKSLQYVKRFSRYKNPDAVRQVREILSRYQLAEFELCVLGNLCPETVEEAIAMVPSIKNRGRALDDEAIEKMLNDLSLIKRFE